Within Wyeomyia smithii strain HCP4-BCI-WySm-NY-G18 chromosome 2, ASM2978416v1, whole genome shotgun sequence, the genomic segment tcaaatcggttgtgtagtttctgagataatgaccCAGATAACCAGAAATCGTATTAAAATGGCAATATAAAATCGTATAAAGATCCAGTTTTAATTGAAATTGTGTAAAGTTCATGTTATAGccagttttaattattttttatcatatatTGTTCGTACAGTCTGTGTTATATGACTGCATATTGTTACTCGGATAGATGCATAGAAAAAATTAGGATTCGTCGCAGTAGAGTTGTCTATAGTGCTAAGCTTAATCGTAGTGCAAAATTGTAGGATTTCATATTTGTGTGATCTACGATGACATTGACATTTCTTGAAAACTCTTATAACAGTTGTAAGAGGATTGTATAATGAAATTTGTataatttactttttcatgacatttaaaatcgccgattatgataTATGAAATCGATGTAATAGTAAAGAAAGATATCATTTTCATGTCGAGTTTGATCGCAATCTTTCACGTTCAGCAACTGTCAACCAGTTTTAAAAATCTTGTTCCTTAAAGATTTGAAGCGTTTGGTGTTAAAAATGAACGCAGTTTTGAGTAGAAGGAAAattatcaatttaaaaaaaagtggcaCAAATAGTCGGCTTTTACAAAAACACAGGCAGCGGTTCAAAAGATCTTCTAAAGTAACAAAAGTTAATTCCCAAATTACGAATTCTGCGTCCAACGAGATATCTCAAGGAAGTGAAGAGCATTTAAATTCTGCTGAATTTATCCAATTGGATCCTAGTCCTGGTAATTATTATCAAAGCTGGAAATAAATGTTTACATATGAACTTTACTTATTACCTTTCAGCCACAACATCATCTATTGACACTGAAGAACCCAAGATATCTGAATATTTTGGTAAACTAAAAGAAATTTTGTGTATGATTCATAATCACTTATCATACTCATTCATTTCTAGGTGCAAATTCTTGTCTTGAAACTGATCTTCAGCAATGGGCTACAGATTTTGATGTTTCCCATTCAGCATTGAAATCATTGCACGCAGTTTTAAACCAAAACCTAGCTGTGAATCTTCCTTTGGATCCTAGAACACTGATGAAGACTCCCAGAAACATAACGTTCACCAGTATGAGCGAACACGGACAGTATTGGCATAATGGATTGGAATATtgccttcgatttttttttcgctaagaTTGAAAGATCCATTTCTATTTCCATCAACATCAACGTAGATGGTTTACCGATTTTCAAAAGTTCACTTAAGAATTTTTGGCAGATTCTTTGTTCCATTCAGGAATTTCCGAAAATACCACCTTTTATTGAAGAGCTGCTGCCTATATTAGAAGCAGGAGTGAACGTAAACGGCCATTTGATCACCGTCAAAATACGTTGCTTCATATGTGATACTCCAGCGAGAGCCTTGTAAATTTTAACGGAAAATTCAGCTGTATTAAATGCACAACTAAAGGGCAGTACTCACATGTTTCAAATACAATGGTTTACCCCGATATAAATGCCCCGAAAAGAACTAACGAAGAGTTTCGCGAGAAGAAATATCTGGACCATCAACGACAGGACACGCCACTAATAAAGCTTCCAATCGATTTGGTTGAGGATGTCATAGTAAGCGATTCACTACACTTACTGGAATTGGGTGTGATGTAAAAGCTACTGACCAGCTGGCGAACCGGAAAAATGAGCAATAGGGCCAAATGGAGTACTTCTGAGAACGCGGAAATTTCGGATATTCTCATGAATATCAGGTTCCCTTCAGAAATCCATCGTCGCATGCGATCTTTGGAATTCGTTTACTTATGGAAAGGGTTAGAGTATCGCAATTTTCTAACCTAGTTGGAATAGTTGTTTTGAAAACGTATTTACCAGAGAAATTTTATgagcattttctttttttgttctgCGCTACAAGAATTTCCTCGGCTTATAAGTATGAATATCTACTGCCAGTAGCTAGATGTTTGTTTAATgattttataaacaattttaagTCTTTGTATGGAGTGGAGTTCATCACCAGTAATATACATAATTTGTGCCACGTAACTGACGAAGTTGAGAGGTTTGGAATATTATCAACACTTACCGCATATCCGTTCGAGAATTTCTTGTATACTTTGAAAAATATGCTCAAAGTAGGGCCACACCCTCTCGCGCAAGTTGCGAATCGAATTACAGAGAACATGAGAGCAAACGAATTGTTTCCCTTTGAACAAAATCATAATGTAAGTAAGCCAACAATAACTGTAGTAAGAAACGAAAAGATTTGCAAAATTATTTTCCCGAAGTTCATACTAACCACTGCTTGCAAAGATAAATGGTTTTTGTCGAATTTATTAAACATAGTTTGTGTTGTGAGCATCATTGAAAGCAAAAATCAATGGAGTATTGAAGGGCAGCATCTACTGAGGCAGAAAGATTTTTTCTTAAAGCCATTCAAATCTTCTGTTCTACATATATATGTTGCCAGAGAAAACcttactaaacttgcactctataaaacactgatttttCCGGtggtcctctacggccatgaatcatggacgctgaaagaggctgatcggcgagctcttggtgtttttgagcgtaggattttgcgttcaatccttggcggcaaactagaaaatggtgtttggcgcagacgcatgaaccatgaagtgtaccatgcatacaaatcggcggatatagtcaagcggataaaatacggcaggcttcagtgggctgggcatgtagcgagaatgccgcatgagcgtcaagcgaaggctatatttagcaggaatcccgatagaggtcgacgacttcgaggtagaccccgcactcgttggatgtgtgctgtcgacgaggatgcacgcgaaataggtgttaggggcgattggaggatagcagcccaagaccgagggacatggcgacgtattctggattcggcattggatcgataatcggtctgtcgcctttaaagtaaagtaagtaaagtaagagAGAACTTTAATAATCGATCGAAAGTTCTTGTGTACGAATGCTGTTCAATAATGTGCAAGCTTGTAGCTATTTCATGTTCAGAAGGCATTGTATTCATACCACTAATACATACGTTGGATTGAAATCTGTGAGGTTTTGTGATCTATGTAAATAAAACACTGAAtctataatatttatttttctttgtgTTGTCCATTTCGATCACATTTCAAGTTCTTCAGCTGagtcaaaatcagaatatccAAGAGAAAATACAATAAGGAGAGAAAGTTCACGAGTCGTTGCCAGTATTTTCTTCGCAAACGCTTTCCTCATAGCTAGCATCCCGATCAGTATCTTCTTCTTCATCATATCCGTTAGCATCTTTGACCTCTTCTTCGTTGGCTCTTACTTCAACACTTTTATCTCTTTCCTCTTCTCGTTCTCCTCTGTCGCTTTTTTTCGCTTTGTCGTTTCCTTTCTCGCCTTTGCGACCACGTCCCGGGCGGACAGTTGATTTTCGAAGCAATCGACTATCAGATCGTTGCTTGCAATGACGGAAAAGTTTGGTTTTGCAGAACGCTTCAATCATCTGAGCATTATAAGTGGGATCGCCAACTTGTATGATGCATAACAACAACTGAGTAACGTTGCCGTACTCGCGAAATCCACGTTTGCACTTTTCACCGCGGCTTATCCCCGTCCATGTGAATTGTTTCCAAAAATCACGTGTGAAAAGACAATCTACGAGAGTGTAAAATGCATTGTCTCCACGGCCGTAGTATGCATTGGGAATGATTATTTCTCCGAATTAGTCGGCCTGCAAATGAGAAATTTTATCAAACGGCTCGCTTAAGAAGTTACAAAGCACTCGCAAAATCATAAAGAGTTATAAACTAtgaataaaggtatattcaagctgtgtctgttagtctgtggaatgatttttgttaaaaataaatGGAACTTACGTAGCATTCGAAAATCTCTCTGTTCGCAAGTCTGATGTTCCACTCGTTGAGATCCTTTTCGTCACGAATAAGTACATGCTTTTCAGCATAGGCAAGCACGCTACTCTGGACAGCACTGCCCGTTGGTTTTTGCATTTCCATTAGAGCTGCCAATTGTGCAAATCCTTCCTGAAAGCTTTGCTTCATAGAACGCTCCACGGCAGACTGAATTATTGTCGGAATAGAAGTGTGCACGGCTTTTTTAATAGCTTCATCAACCGTTGTCTTTACAGTTGCTCCAATAACATGCTCTAACTCCTCTGTCAATGATATATATGTGAGCGTATTTGAAGCATCTGAAAATAAACCGAGAAGATATAAAAACGTATTCATACGCGTGCTTTGGAGCGTACCTGTTGCTTCGATTTTGTTTATGATTTCTTCAGGCGCTACAGTAGGATTTTCATCGTAGTAAATGTTGTCGAAAATTAGCGAAGTCGGAactaaaagatttttttttaatccgaaGCATAGGCTACTAAATATATCAATTACCTGCTGAATCAGGATTCTGCATCAACTCAGTAGAATAAACAATGTTATCAGTAAAAGCAGGAGAAGCATTCGAAGGATATGCTGGTGACAAACGTGGTGGAGAACCTGCTGTTACTTGTTGCGAACTTAGTAACTTTGGAGGAACCGAGTGAGACGGTGATGACGAAGATGACTGAGCAAGAGctaaaaatcatgaatattttattacttccaGTGACTGCATGTGAAAGCATATGACTTACCTTGACACAAAGAATCATAATTGACCTGTGGTTACAATTTCGGTCGCTTAGCAGCAATTTTGAGAAGCTTTTTTTCCCCTCTATATCCGACACTTCTTTGTTGTCCATGGCTGCTACTGCAGCTTCTGCTGATGTAAAACTCCGGTTTTTTTTGCggcgtatttttttttaagcatttatagttctctgcaattcattctcagacagtttattttgtacaactgaaggattctgagctacaatgctttgaatcaaacatataccaaaatacttatgttcttttaaaaaatatctcttgagtctgaaaaaattgcccgcccgcgaaaaatattcagtttgttaagtcaggtacgtgtgctgagattcagccaaataaaaaatggtagaTATTCGATGATGGTAGGACATTTGGCATGATAACACTCAGgactcaaattgacgcagactatctttctaggatTAACACTCCGCATTTGACGAATCGAACGTTGAaatggttgaaattcattcataaattacatgttgcacattataaaacatatatttactagataatataacaccgtagcattgaattgcattttcgtCTCCGGTATCGAAAGCATCATGTATCAGCGACATGATTCGAGCAACGCGTCTCCCACAGTTACTCAAAGATTTGTGTCTTCGATACAGTATGAGCCCTCAGACACTTCTGGAGGTGCATTagttggaaaatttcataaaacaatgttactaagattattacaaaagttcacatcgttgCATAAGGTAATATTCccctaacagcaaaaaaaaaaaagattactaTAAATACGAGTATATATAGTCGCACTAGAGTTAATGTGGCTTTAGAATCATAtatctgatttgcaatatctataccttATTTGAAGATTCTATCCAACAACTTTACCCCCaacatgtattgaaaaatataaaattgcttATATTCGTTTAgtggttctgttatttttaactcccgaaaggcttgtactcgaattaaaaatcacatcttatcttataagtacaaaactgaatatgattttctttggaatggtttctattatataatagtcaatgacatcttaaACGACGACAGAAACTCACAGCATCTCCATGTTAACCAACATAACACTCTGCATCTAATATATTTGTTTCAGTTAAAAATACCATGCATTTTTATACCGTTcgcaaagaaaataataataaataaatatggaaACAAAACGTTCTTCATTATTGTTAACGAAAGTCGGATTAATCAACATATGAATtgataaacaaatgaattagtttACACACCATTCATTATTCAAACGGTGCTCTGACGCAAGCTCCTACAACACCGTAAATAATAAATCACATAAAATCTCCTGCCTTCATCCCTCTGGAGTCTgggcaaaatcaatttcttccTTGCGCCATCAGCCcaaagcaatatgtgaaactagctcgcgagacgagctcacgagaactTGCGCGCAAGCTGTCTCGTGTGCGCAACGCCAATGCACCGCGCTCGTtacgttgagagacgagatatcttcgtgtacgtcgcaaaagaaattccatgcgacgagacatggctcggacgtattgcaagttctctcgctcgcatgtgacgcacagcacaaaacgactgaatgagaaaagagacttgtagcgcaaagcgcattgtctcttttttgtacgagcgagatttcaggaagtctgcttAATACATATCAAAGATATTATTCTGGgatgcaaattcgaatcatAAATCGTAATGAAAgattattcacaaaaaaaaatatttgattattcACAGATTGTGTTGCAAAATACGTTTTATCATGCTGGAAGTAATAAGTAGAACAACAAAGAAACACTCAAAGAGTGGTTTCTTTGTTGTTCTTCTTATGATATTTTcgtaaattattaacaattgcGCGAATTTGAGTTCTTCTGCTGTTCACCGGTAACTTCTCGAAACTGATAATTTTACCTTTTAAAATCAGCTACAAAATACTTTGCTTAAAAGTGGCCACACTTATTTAAAGGTTGCTGATTGCAGTTGATTGAATCGTTTACAGTTGAACAGAAGGTCAATGTAGATCGCATGATATTATTCCTTCGTATATGACGTAATATTGAGTTATATATCGACATCAATATCTATAAATAGATTTTGGTCAACAttgcccaagtaacaaaactggttttatcaaagttttatagcgctgttttggctgtattaagcgctataaaactttgataaaaccgatattgttactagggtggAGACAATAAGTGACATTATATGCGATTTATAAGTGCATACAATTTTAAGCTTTCAACAGTACTAGATTAAATTTGTTGATACGCATCATCGTAAAATAACGTTGTGGATAGAGGATAGGAGCAGTGATCGGAACGTCGGGGGATCGAGACTGATGAAAGGTttgtaaaatatattaaaagaAAGTGTCGTGTCTAAGCAATAATTAATACATACTAAGTACTGCACTAATTTAAATAAAGCGCGTACTTCtcattaatatatatatatatatatatatatatatatatatatatatatatatatatatatatatatatatatatatatatatatatatatatatatatatatatatatatatatactctcGCTACtcagttttataatttttattttttagtaaCGTTAGGTTGTATATAATCCAAAATTTGTTCGCAGTACATGTTACACACCACTGCGTTTTAGTTCATGAAGCATCGTACTAGAATCATAATACGGGTGAAACGAAATTGAATTTATGCTTGAACTATGACAAAAGGAAATTGTACTAAGTAGCGAACAGAGTTGTTCATACCTCAGAATTTATGTAAATGGAAATCGTTGTAGAATTgtaaaaaatgaaaggaaaagTTATATATCTTTAACTGAGCGAACTGTTTTGGTACGTATATTGCCTCCACTTTGGTTCTTATAAGCTCTTATAGAAACTCATATACAACTTTATCAGATTGTACAAAGGTACTTATATCTCAACATCAATTAAAATATACGGACCAAATTGTTGGCTGgggaagttttgtgattttcacattttgatacataacctcgaaactacatatccgattacaataaaattcaaaagggtcttatggggcaactagacctttcatttgcaattagtttcatgaaaatcggtccagccatctctgagaaaatcgagtgagattgggagaccgttacatacttacacacacacacacatacacacacatacacacacatacagaaaatgctcagctcgtcgaactaagtcgattgataaacgagattcgaccctttagagcacttttatacctttgtttttttcagtgattgctttacctttctaggagaaaggcaaaacgtttttttttgcggtgtatattttttatgaggcATTGATTCCCTACAAAttgttctcagacagtttttctatacaaccaatgcacagtggtccaataaggcaaaaagtggagctTATTTCCATACAAAACTCTCACCTTAACCTTTCATCCTAGCTTTATAGTGTCcattcaccttcatcctagcttgataatgtcttcggaacaattgtttgttcaaatgacccgcataattgcaaattgtcaaaaaatatgaaaaaattgctatactaaaaatagaaaaaaataactttttgcctttctcctagaaaggtatagcaatcacttacaaaaccgaaagtataaaagtgctccaaagagccgaatggcatatatcactcgactcagctcgacgagctgagcattttctgtttgtgtgtgtgtgtgtatgtgcagatttttattctcactcacttttctcagagatggctggaccgattttcatgcagttaattgcaaatgaaaagtcttgttgtcccataagaccctattaaattttattgtaattggatttttggtttagaggttatgtatcaaaatgtgaaaatcatgaaacatcattatctcaaaaactacacaaccgatttgaacaaaattgatttcaaataaacgggctacctgaaatgcaataacttttgaattttattaacattgaacatatggttcaaaagttatgaaaagaaacgtgttctgaagactgtttaatctcactcatgtttctcagagatggctggaccgattttcataaaatcagtgtcaaatgggaggcctagttgccccataagaccctattgatttgttttgcaatcggactattactttactattatgttcaaaaatgagaaatccagctattaaaaggaacatattcctgcgactacttggactcacttacttttctcagagatggctgacctgatttcaacaaaattagtgtcaattaataagtctagctgcctcataacaccctattgaattttactgtaatcgaactgtaactacgtctgtaatgtaccgaaatttgaaaataatgaaacatcattatctcagaaactacacacccGATTTggtcaatattattatcagatgagcgggctagttgatGGTTatctgatgaattatgattaaacacgtggttccgaagtttggctgccctatacgttcctatttcatttgattataatcgaacttaagcaaccgttatgtattagattgttaataaaacaacgaaactctattatctcaaagattacatgactcagttgaacataactagtgtcatacgaacgagtcatctctcgagcttacaaataacaaacttcataacaatttgatatgtggcttaaaagttatggtaagaaaagaaattcaaagactatttaaagctatacctgctttgatcgatatatgtggcttcaacataatttaaatgtgatatcgtactatttgaacgttccaaattcattgattctgtgtgatgtgtttaaagtctgcaaatgcacgacgaatcggccataggatatgatcgaagtcaaataacaaatcgtttgaaatgattggttttatcgaaatgacaacatcctcgactttagtcttctgtacatcaccttaattctgaatatatcatattgggtggtattcggtcattttcagcagactttctggcatcaatctgacaccggaaatacccatattgggaggtatttagttattttggttgttttccacaaactaaaagtggtcgtctttaaattcaaaatggtgtccaggttcaatgtttggtttctatgcatcatctcgattacggaaatatccatttagagtattattcggtcattttcgactgtttcctagaagttgccatttagccattcaaaatggtgcctgaggtcaattgttagcacatcgcatcattctggttccagagatactcatattggatggtatttggttattttaggctgtttttcacaaaccgagagttgccatcttacaatccaaaatgttgcctgaggtcgattatggaacatatttgttatcactagaacattcacctgccaaatatggttccatttaggtgattagttcgcgagatgtgcagaaatttgtgcagaaacatgtgctttcagaagagggaggggcgtcaaaccattatggacatatttgttacctctaaaaacatccacataccaaatttggttgtattttcgtGATTGGTTcgtgagctgtgcgaaatttgtgttttatttgtatgggacccttcccttatagaaaagggaggggtgtcaaaccattatacacatatttgttacctctaaaaatattcacctgccaaatttggttccatttagttggttaattctcgagatgtgcagaaatttgtgtttcatttgtatggcaccccttccttccaaaagaaggaggggtgtcaaaacattatggacatactttttaccactaaaaacatttacctgccaaatttggttccatttagttgattagttctcgagatgtgcagaaatttgtgtttcatttgtatggaacccctcacttccagaaaagggaggggcgtccaaccattatggacatgtttgtaaccccttaaaacatccacatgccaaatttggttttatttgcttggtttgttcttgagttgtgcagaaatttatgtttcatttgcatgggacccctcccttctagaagagggaggattctcaaactatcataggaacctttaccggcaccaaaaacccctacatacaaatttttacgtcgatcggttcggtagttttcgggcctatatggatcagacagacagaccggactgcatttttatatgtatagattacaacatcaatattttagaacctaaagagtgaatatacatttattggattgaagcgctcatgtaaatctatttttacaaataaaagtttgaatgagaaaggctgggtctgaccgctaggtagattaatttaggttttataacctgtttttgataataaaaatcACCTGCAACAATATTCTTGAGATTAACTGTCGAACACCACCGTCAACAGTATATGGTTGTATGTAGCAAcagaaatacgtatctgcggacggtataaGAGGGTGATCGATGTTCTGTTAGTAGAATTAAACTGAATCATAAgctattttcaatgttttattccgttctactaagacgctcaagaTGCAATCTATT encodes:
- the LOC129721412 gene encoding uncharacterized protein LOC129721412 isoform X1, whose translation is MQNPDSAVPTSLIFDNIYYDENPTVAPEEIINKIEATDASNTLTYISLTEELEHVIGATVKTTVDEAIKKAVHTSIPTIIQSAVERSMKQSFQEGFAQLAALMEMQKPTGSAVQSSVLAYAEKHVLIRDEKDLNEWNIRLANREIFECYAD
- the LOC129721412 gene encoding uncharacterized protein LOC129721412 isoform X2 produces the protein MQNPDSAAPEEIINKIEATDASNTLTYISLTEELEHVIGATVKTTVDEAIKKAVHTSIPTIIQSAVERSMKQSFQEGFAQLAALMEMQKPTGSAVQSSVLAYAEKHVLIRDEKDLNEWNIRLANREIFECYAD